The region AtaggaaatgaaaaaaaaaaaaaaaaaaaaaaaacccattgCATAATAATGGAAGGGGAAAATACAAACACTATTTAAAGTAGTGACTAAACCATTATACTTTTTTCGACCTTTCCGGTTTGGAAAAGGGCAACATACAACGTAGGTTCACCATTTTATCAATTCAGCCAGTAAACTATTGTTTTTTAAGGTTATTACAAGAATAGGTCAATGGAAAAACCAATAAAATGGTGAAAGCCTGTTGTATTTTCCCCTGATATCAAAACAAAACCTCGGTAAGAAGGTAGAATTTATTTTTCCAAGTGGTCAAAGAAAGTAGTAAGTGAAAAGAATAGCTAAGTGGCTAAAATCTAAATGGATAAAATGGTGAAAGGTTTTgtgtatttttcataaaaaaaaacaaagtgtATGAGTATGAGTATGAGTATGAGTATGAGTTGACTTACAGATTGCCATTGGTCTTTAACAGTGTCAAAACCTATCGTATAACCAACCGTATCCCAATCACGACTAGTGCGAACAATAAGCTTATAACGACGCCCATCACCTTTAACCCTCAACTCCAAACCATCATATCCACACAGATTTTCCGCCACGTCAAAGTTCTACAAACACTCAAATCTTTAGATGTTTCTTTTTCAATTAATGGACATACACAAACAAGATTTAATCTGGCCATACGTGTTTGTTTCGTTTTTACAGGAAAGAACGGCATAATAGATAAAGTTATCAAGTCCTAGcttatctttttttcttttttaaatttgccctagtttattttttcttttcatGTCGTAGTTATCTTTTACACACCATTTATCTAGATACTCACTTTACCCAAATGGCCAAATAATTGAGGGAGACAAAAAGTAAAACAATGGGTTACCTTGGTCCTGATACTAGTAAAACCCCCATTGTTTGCCGTGGAAACAATACCTACCAGACAAGACACACACCACATAATTAGATGAAAGAAGAGTGATTGCATAAAGCGCTGTCTAGATATACCATGTtccaaaatatttgagaaaatgtcggaaaagagaaggaaaaaaaatattcaatgaaAAAGGTGTAAAAGGTTAGGACTTAATGGGGAAAGCCTCATATCCTTGACTCTCTATTAAGTTGCTCTTTCTACATTAAGTAAAGAAAAAACCCTCATATATAGCTTACCAGATTAAGTTGTGTCCCCATTAAGTGAAAAAGAAACAGCACCTAACTTTTCCAccaatcaaaaccatttttttattttttgaaaaatgaaGTAAACAATATCTTATTGAAAATGAACAAGTGCCAAGTATGACGATTCTTTCTGTAATTACATCTCCATGATTTATCCAAACCACTTAATTCTTAAAAGACATGACAAAACAGGTTGTACTTAAGATGGAACAAACAAGTGGGACAGGGGCTCTCTTTCAATCTCTACTCTGTGCAAAAGACGTGATTATTCTTTGTTCCACCTTATTGGGTTTGGGTCATGTTAGTGTGTAtattgtattatgtttatatggtGCAGCCCATTTGTATTTTGTATTGGCTTAGCCCATTTGTATCAATTTGTACGTGTATATATATTGATATCAATGAGATGATTTGGTTATGGGAAAATACTCTGTCCTATCCTACAAAGCAAATTGACAATTGTTTGTAGCGGGCGATGACCACAGAAGATAATTAGTTGATGAAAATATAAAGAATCTAAACTCAACGTGTTTTAGTTCTACTtcacaaaaacaaaatattatttttcaaCGAACCTTTAAAAAGACCTGTTGGACCACCGGTTTCACTACCATTTGGGACTATTAGGAAGGAACTTTCACTAACTCCTCCCATCACAACATCATCTAACGCACCCCAAGGCAAGACTCTCGATGAACCAtctacaaaacaaaacaaaacaaaaaaaaacattgtccTCAAGTGCCTATATAAAGAAACAAACTATCAATCATTttggagtaaattacacgaatggtccctatggtttggggtaatttgcgtgtttggtccctgacttatttttttaactcggaaggaccctactatttgtttttgttatacgcttggtccctactgtttgtttttgttacgtgcttggtccctgtcttacctaaaaatactattatttaaatagggaaaaaatgGTAAGGTATGgaaggaccaagcgtgtaacagaAACAAATactagggaccttccgagttaaaaaaataagttagggaccaaacgtgcaaattaccctaaaccatagggaccattcgtgtaatttactcatcaTTTTGATATGTATGGTCAAACAAGTTATTTTGGTGCAAGATCCAATAGTACTGCatgtttcctttttttttttttctcctaTCAAGTATTTTCTGGAATCTGGATACAAGATTTTTAATTGCAACAGGTTCCAATAAGTAATAATCCTTCATGAGTTGGTGTGGTGTTTTCCCTTTTATACTTTGACTATAAATGAAACACTTGTATTTGCAACTATTTTTGGGAGATAATATGAACTTCAAATGTATTTCTAAAAATGGAACACCTGTTGTATAAACTATAACTTCATGCAAAAGCATACCTTCAAAGCCAAAGACTAATTTCCCACTTCTAAGTCCAACATTGTCCTTTAATGCCTTAATTAGATTTTGCATTCCAATGTACTCCACCATTTCAGGGGAATCGCCCTTTATCTGCTTGCATCAATTAGGTCAACATGAACATGAGATGAAATGAATTTGCAAACCAACCAACCTTCCCAAATCCCCATTTGTTACTTACTGCTTTTGACGTTGTCAATGGACAAATCTTGCATCTTTGCAAAAGGCATGAATGCCCTCCCCCTTGTCATCATTATTATCAAAAAGAGCCCTAGAAAGCCTGTCTAAGTTCATTTCAGTCATGTCCTCTCCAGTCCCATGTGACAAACACAGCCTTTAAACAGTTGTTACACTAGACTGGACAGAAGGGATAGGATGGGACAGGATCGAAAAAGCTTTGAATGAGgagggcattcacgtcttttgAACAAACAAGAGATAATTCACGTCAAACACAGTAGTACAACCTGTGTTATATCCTGTCTTGTCCTGTCATGCTTAAAAAAGAAATGGCAAACTTTTTTTCCAAGCAATAAGTTGTTTACCTCTGGCTCAAAGAATTTGATCCCCTGCAAAGTAACATATGgttttagttactttgtattatgaTCAAGATCAAcccaaatacaagatacaaaaTTAAGAAAAATGTTGCTAGTTACTTGACTGTATTTGGCCCGATCAGGAGTATCTCCTTCTTTTGGACCAACGATGACTGAAACTgcattaatcactttcttaactCCTTTGAAGTAATCAGGAAGTAGAGTGCTTGCTTTTGTTATATCTCCAACAACCtagaaaattttaacaaaataaaacaaGGCTAAATGCcacaaatagcaatgtatttttgtttattatagcatcttgCTTTTATTTCTTTCTATTTCAACATCgtactttcaattttttttcattctACACAGTTATAGCCTTgtacttttatttttgtttttcttattagaacattgtactttgaaaatctaCTCATATCATTATAGCAGTAAAACttgctttgtatttggatgacattaTCAAATCACAATGTTGTAATAGGAGGGAATGGGAGgataatatatataataaacaaatcaatggaagtacattgctatttcttgcatttaacccgaGAAAATATTAATGAAGTTCAAAATCTTGTGAAACAACTAACCAAATCGATATCCGGGCCTAGCATTTTTTCTGCTTTCTCTTTATTTCTGACCTGAAAAAAAGCAAATAGGTTCATGAACacaacaaaagaaacaagatctaatattatataaaataaagaGCAAATAGAAGGGAACACCAACGCACTTTACTCGGCAATGGACTTCAATTTTTACCATATATTCTTTACTGATGATACCAACATATAATCAGAAACTTGTAACCATCTTACAAGTTGCATGTTACATACATATTGCTATTATTTAATAAACGAATGTGATTACAAGTTACAACGCAATTGTGGGTAAGTTTCTGTTACTGTAATTTTGTTACTATTATGTGTAAAGGAAAAGCAAGCACATTGCTATATCATGTGCATTGGGCACACAATAAAGTACATGTTGATATAATGGGTGTAACTGTAAGTACGTTGCTGTTATGTGTAAACATAAAGTAGATGGTCTGCATCAGTAAAAAGagtaaagtaggttgctatttctgAAATTTATGGAAAATAAATCACAAAAAAATGTACCAGTACTCTAACGGGCAAGCCTTTCTTGCGCAAGACATCAACTACTCTTCTCCCAACACCACCAGTAGCACCCGCCACTAAAATTATTCCAGACGCATCCATTGACTTTTCAGCTTCGCTAGCTGATGGACTCGAGAAACTCGCAATTAGGCTTTCAAAGATCTATCCACCGAACAAAATTGTAAAAAACTTATCAACGAAAAATTGCAATATAACCCATTTTTATGAATGTAATATTCAATCacaaatatattttttctttttaaatttcaccattttaattaaattataattcATTTTCTAAAAATAACTAGAAAAAAAATAGTTCTAATATTTTTTTGGCTTTTAACGAGATTTTTATTATGTATAACTTTTTATTTCTATAAATAACaaatacattaattatatatttaaattatatataagtGCTTAAACCGTAAAAGTGACAAAGTATGGTGGTTTTTTATGTACTTTGCCCTAGAAACCAAACATGACCCATGAAAAAAGCAGCAAGGAACGAATTGAACCTTAATAGGTGATGGAGGTCCATTAAAGAAGTACAATGTCTTCACAAATCTGCCAAAGTCCCAACCTTGATTTCGAGATTCTGCGTATATGGTCTTCTTGTAGGTTCTCGAATAATATATTTTATGTTGATGAGAGATGGGGTTAATTCTGTCATTTACTTTAAGAAATGGATTAGAAAGTCTTGGTGATGACAACCTACTCCTAGAAAATCTTGTAGATGAAAAGCTCTGCAAATCACCATTTTCAACATTTGTTATAGCCCTCACAAATGCTTCACACTCAaacttaatctaagctttaggtAAACTGAATCAATAAaccaaaaacaatttcaaaactagaaaaatcatttctcgCATCATAAATGAGAAAACCCCAGAAACGTTAAGGTATCAAACCATTGAAAATAATAACAAACAAAATTCAATTTGAGTTGGTGAATCTTTGTAAAAATTTCAACCCATTTACCAATTCGGATATATACAATTCAAAGTCCCAAACAACCGGAGCTGGTAAAGTTCAAATTATCAACTGATTTTGC is a window of Lactuca sativa cultivar Salinas chromosome 1, Lsat_Salinas_v11, whole genome shotgun sequence DNA encoding:
- the LOC111910824 gene encoding protein HIGH CHLOROPHYLL FLUORESCENCE PHENOTYPE 173, chloroplastic; amino-acid sequence: MECCYSPTTNPSFSSFKFLDCESFSSTRFSRSRLSSPRLSNPFLKVNDRINPISHQHKIYYSRTYKKTIYAESRNQGWDFGRFVKTLYFFNGPPSPIKIFESLIASFSSPSASEAEKSMDASGIILVAGATGGVGRRVVDVLRKKGLPVRVLVRNKEKAEKMLGPDIDLVVGDITKASTLLPDYFKGVKKVINAVSVIVGPKEGDTPDRAKYSQGIKFFEPEIKGDSPEMVEYIGMQNLIKALKDNVGLRSGKLVFGFEDGSSRVLPWGALDDVVMGGVSESSFLIVPNGSETGGPTGLFKGIVSTANNGGFTSIRTKNFDVAENLCGYDGLELRVKGDGRRYKLIVRTSRDWDTVGYTIGFDTVKDQWQSIRLAFSSLRPIFRAKTVVDALAFDPSQIISLQLMFSKFEYDGKLNPTFVEGPFELPVSSIRAYIADPITPRLVHVGSAGVTRPERPGLDLSKQPPAVRLNKELGSILTFKLKGEDLIRESGIPYTIVRPCALTEEPAGADLIFDQGDNITGKISREEVARICVAALESPYACDKTFEVKCVVPFSEQYTVDPENPPPEKDYDVYFQSLKDGITGKEMLERTPVSV